A stretch of DNA from Arachis hypogaea cultivar Tifrunner chromosome 19, arahy.Tifrunner.gnm2.J5K5, whole genome shotgun sequence:
ATGaatgatattttgttattattacttCTAATTCCActattttgttattattactaATATGATATGATATTTTGCCTAGGATTACTGCATGATGTTGGCCATGGTCCCTTCAGCCACATGTTTGAGGGCAAGTTCCTTTCCCGGGTCTTTAATGGTGACAAATGGTAATTCTATGATGTGCTTGTTAATTCAGGTTTTCTGACTTCTCTCCGTACATTGAAGTTTCTTCACATGATTAATAGCACATGTTTCCTGCTTCTTCCAACAACAttccaaaaaattatattttctgaATTTGTTTATTTCTATTTAAGGAGTTAAATTGACTTTCTAAAACCTGCAACAATGTGTTGGTTGAGAATTCATCCTTTTGAATTAACATTACTTTCAGGTCCTATAAGAAAATGTCAGTGAAGATGATAGATTACATGGTTGATGAACATAATATTGATATTGATCCTGAACTCCTCAAGAAAGTGAAGGTTAGACCTTAGATGTATGAAGTGTTTGtggaatatatacatatatgtttcttttcttgtttacaTTTTGTAAATTGATACATCATGGACCTCTAAGCCAGGAGTAAAATATTACTTATTCCCTATGGTTTTATATGTTCCAATAATAAATTTCATTGACTGCAGGGTCTATGCATCAGTTTGAAAGTGAAGTATGCTCTCTTATTTCTATTTACTATTCTGTTTTCATCATTTAGCCTTTGAGATGAAGGATGGAAGAGAGGTACTCTTCTTCTCTAttatttcttgctctcttttcaaattttaattctgtTTATATATAATGTGTGCAGCTAGACTCacaatttaagaaaagaaaccatTCAGcaacaatattaaaatatttaaaaaaataaatatttgaatatcaatattaatttgatatcatGTGCATAATTTAAGTATTAAATTGATGCAATTctctttattactattattatttactatttttttaattaaaacggGACTTAAGCCGATGAGAACTATAATCATTTGGGGTATGGGAATTTCTCTACAATCATTATCAATAATACTCCTAAGGTCCTATGAAGCATATcaacaaaatgaaaattaaaatttctctCCGATTCCGATTCCGATTCTGCGAAACCTTTTCCATTCCTACAAATGAGTGCAGGTACCATTTGCTTATTCTATTCCTCgccaaatttattattattattagggtttAAGTAATTTATATAAGCACTAGCTGGATTTTAATTGAAGCGCTGGAGGAATTTTTGCTTAAATTTATGTTTCTtcaaatatgaattttttcttcTATCGTGTGAATTTGGTGAAATAGTGAAGAAAATGATTGATAGTTGGTTTGATACACTTATTGATTATAATAGGTGGCGCATTTGGTGGCAATAGAGGGCTCTGTCCAGTGCCTCCTGAAAAGGGTATTTTCCCATTAGACCACATGCATTTATGTGACCTGGTAATGCTTTCATCTTAGTTTTTCAATATGCAACTGTGTCTTAACCTATATTATATCTATGGTTATAGTTGAATTTTGAGGAATAAGCCGTTGCAACTTGTGTATTTGTTTCTGGACGATTAGTCGAATCGATAATGAGTAAATGTTTCCTTAATGCTAATATTGATACAATCAATATGTTGATACAATCGATATCTTAGAAAGTAATTAATTCTTCCCTTATTTGGTCATAAGGAAGATGTTTACAAGGAATTGTTAGGGGGATAAATTATTTCTCATCAATTTTGTGTGTTGTGTTTGTTTAAGGAGAAGAAAGAATATTTGGGTTGTCTGAAAACTGCGGGTCACCAGTCTGAAAAATGCAGGGACTTCTCGAAAAAGTACTTGCAGTGCTGAATGGAAAAGTGAGTCTGGCTTTTCTGTGTTATAAATATCATATTTGATTAGCTGTAGTGTTTTTCTTTGTGTAGGTTAGCATAAGTTGGAATGTTTTTAGTGCActgtttcttttttctcttctgtcATGTTTTTAATCTTTGGAGCACAATATTGTTGTGTGAGTTGGTTTTTGTTCTATTTACAGTACAAAAGATTGGAGCATAAAGCAGAAGAAAAGGCACAAGCCCTAAAGCAGATTAGAGAGACAGTGAATCACAGAAATCATATAGATGGCAGTGTGAAATTGATTGGTACTTCATTATTTGGTGTTCCTAAAGTTAAGCAACAATTTGGTAAACAATTGATTGCTTTTTAACATAGTTTCACTTATTTTTCCTTGCTAATATTGTTATTTTATTGTCTTGAAAATATTGTTAATTAGTTGAACATCATATAATGATTGTCTTAAATATTTACACAAGTAGTGTACGTATAGTAGTGGAGTTAAGAGTTGGAATAAACACTGTTGGACTTGttatctgtaacaccctaactaccaaagctcacgcttccggctgcgcgactctgataggtcggacattacgacgacacttatcttatttaatactaaaatatgagcctgtttgaaactttaaaccgcaataccgctcccaaagatactttcgttcgataacgtacatccataaataccatacaacttacaaaaactcataaagggtacatacatatatacacttatatacatagataatattataagcattatccaatacaattcctatccctcttacagaatatatcaagataaaggcgagggtacaataaaccataactaaaacaatacagggcatcacaacaacaattaaataagctcttcg
This window harbors:
- the LOC112776045 gene encoding uncharacterized protein — translated: MIFCLGLLHDVGHGPFSHMFEGKFLSRVFNGDKWSYKKMSVKMIDYMVDEHNIDIDPELLKKVKGLCISLKVKYALLFLFTILFSSFSL